Proteins encoded within one genomic window of Williamwhitmania taraxaci:
- the lpxD gene encoding UDP-3-O-(3-hydroxymyristoyl)glucosamine N-acyltransferase: MEFTAATIAQFLQGIVEGNPDVKVNNIAKIEEGQPGYLSFLANPKYEKYIYTTESSVVLVNKDFVATEPIKATLIRVADAYQAFAFLLDMVSKARGEKKGVSKQVEIEPTAKIGENPYIGAFVYIGENARIGNNVKLYPQVYIGDNVTIGDEAILYPGVKVYYDCVIGNNVTIHAGTVIGSDGFGFAPSEDGNYKKIPQLGNVILEDYVEIGANTAIDRAVMGSTIVRKGAKIDNLIQIAHNVEIGENTVIAAQTGIAGSAKVGKGCMIGGQVGIVGHIAIPDGMKIAAQSGISSNLRNDGDVVQGSPAFGFGKYQRCYAVFKNLPDLRNTVIELEKKVKALEK; the protein is encoded by the coding sequence ATGGAATTTACAGCCGCAACAATAGCTCAGTTTCTCCAAGGAATAGTGGAAGGAAACCCCGACGTTAAGGTAAATAATATTGCCAAAATTGAGGAGGGACAGCCCGGTTACCTTTCGTTTTTGGCCAACCCAAAATATGAGAAATACATTTACACAACCGAATCGTCGGTAGTGCTCGTAAACAAAGATTTTGTAGCTACCGAGCCTATAAAAGCAACCCTAATTCGAGTGGCCGATGCATACCAAGCTTTTGCATTCTTACTCGATATGGTAAGCAAAGCTCGCGGCGAGAAAAAGGGTGTGAGCAAACAGGTAGAGATTGAACCAACAGCCAAGATTGGAGAGAACCCATACATTGGAGCCTTTGTCTACATTGGTGAAAATGCTCGGATTGGAAACAATGTGAAACTCTACCCTCAAGTATATATTGGTGATAACGTAACGATAGGCGATGAAGCCATCCTCTATCCGGGAGTAAAGGTATACTACGACTGCGTAATCGGTAATAATGTAACCATTCACGCTGGAACCGTAATTGGTAGCGATGGATTTGGATTTGCCCCATCGGAAGATGGCAACTACAAAAAAATACCACAGTTGGGCAACGTAATTCTCGAGGACTACGTTGAGATTGGTGCAAACACCGCCATCGACAGAGCTGTAATGGGCTCAACAATCGTACGAAAAGGAGCCAAGATCGACAATCTAATACAGATAGCCCATAACGTTGAAATAGGCGAAAATACGGTTATTGCCGCGCAAACCGGCATTGCAGGATCGGCTAAGGTTGGCAAGGGCTGTATGATAGGTGGACAGGTAGGTATTGTTGGCCATATTGCCATCCCCGATGGAATGAAGATTGCTGCACAATCGGGAATCTCATCCAACCTTCGGAACGATGGCGATGTTGTACAGGGATCTCCGGCCTTTGGCTTTGGTAAATACCAGCGCTGTTATGCTGTCTTTAAAAATCTTCCAGACCTTAGAAACACAGTGATTGAACTCGAGAAAAAGGTCAAAGCCCTAGAGAAATAA
- a CDS encoding HD domain-containing protein has translation MPSFKQKIVNDPVHGFITIPNALAFELIEHRWLQRLRNIKQLGLSYLVYPGAVHNRFQHTLGAMHLMTQAIQVLKEKGIEITSEEEEGAIAAILLHDLGHGPYSHALEHSFSKKTSHELLSMAFMNQLNRELGGRLDMAIAIFSNQYSKKFLHQLVSSQLDVDRLDYLRRDSFFSGVAEGTIGLERIIKMLYVASDELVVEAKGIYSIEKFLIARRMMYWQVYLHKTVVGAEQMLIAILHRARELVEQRIPIASSPRLHFFLSGRTELEPIESWLDMFASLDDSDIALAIKDWMNHPDTTLADMCCRLNNRRLLHVELSGTPFSQERVALVKEICRNRMNLSDVHTGYLCFAGEVTNSFYNPKQETIKILFKNNRLEDIYTASEMLNHSALGNTVKKYFFCYPKEIVGWI, from the coding sequence ATGCCCTCTTTCAAACAAAAAATCGTCAACGATCCCGTTCATGGCTTTATAACAATACCCAACGCTCTCGCTTTTGAGTTAATTGAGCATCGCTGGCTGCAAAGGCTCAGAAACATTAAGCAGCTAGGGCTTAGTTATTTGGTGTATCCTGGGGCCGTACACAATCGTTTCCAGCACACCCTCGGAGCAATGCATTTAATGACCCAGGCGATACAGGTGTTGAAGGAGAAAGGAATTGAGATAACATCGGAAGAGGAAGAGGGCGCAATTGCAGCAATTCTGCTTCATGATCTTGGACATGGGCCGTACTCTCACGCCCTTGAGCATTCGTTTTCGAAAAAAACTAGCCATGAGTTGCTTTCAATGGCCTTTATGAATCAACTCAATCGGGAGTTGGGTGGCCGACTGGATATGGCCATTGCTATCTTTAGCAATCAATACTCCAAGAAATTTCTTCATCAGCTGGTCTCGAGCCAGCTGGACGTAGATCGATTGGACTACCTGCGTCGCGATAGTTTCTTCTCCGGTGTAGCCGAAGGTACTATTGGCCTAGAGCGTATTATTAAAATGCTCTATGTTGCTTCCGACGAATTGGTTGTGGAGGCCAAAGGAATATATTCCATTGAAAAATTTCTAATTGCCCGCCGGATGATGTATTGGCAAGTATACCTGCACAAAACAGTAGTTGGAGCCGAACAGATGCTCATCGCCATTCTACATCGTGCCAGAGAACTAGTGGAACAGCGGATTCCCATTGCCAGTTCCCCAAGGCTGCACTTTTTCCTCTCGGGGAGAACGGAACTAGAGCCGATTGAATCGTGGCTGGATATGTTCGCCAGCCTCGACGATTCGGACATTGCGCTTGCCATTAAGGATTGGATGAATCATCCCGACACGACATTAGCGGATATGTGCTGCCGATTGAATAACCGCCGTCTGCTCCATGTTGAACTATCGGGAACACCATTTTCCCAGGAACGAGTAGCATTAGTAAAGGAGATATGTCGAAACAGAATGAACCTTTCGGATGTTCATACAGGCTACCTTTGCTTTGCAGGAGAGGTAACCAATAGCTTCTATAACCCCAAGCAGGAGACCATAAAAATCTTATTTAAGAATAACCGACTAGAGGATATTTACACTGCCTCTGAAATGCTAAACCACTCGGCATTAGGCAATACTGTTAAAAAATATTTCTTCTGCTATCCGAAAGAGATAGTCGGTTGGATTTAA
- the rimP gene encoding ribosome assembly cofactor RimP has product MLKQEEIRELVKQEAIARGLFLVDVKVNNQNVIEVEIDSEGGIGIKECIEVNKAIEALLDREKNDFELTVASPGLGQPLKVFEQYQKNIGKTLDIVTVTGEKLKGVLLEASLEEGIALEVSEKRVVDGTSRKRAMVVEVYKMKLEEIKTAKVVISFK; this is encoded by the coding sequence ATGTTGAAGCAGGAAGAGATCAGAGAACTAGTCAAGCAAGAGGCAATCGCACGGGGACTTTTTTTGGTGGACGTAAAGGTCAATAACCAAAACGTAATCGAAGTGGAGATTGACTCGGAGGGTGGCATTGGCATAAAGGAGTGTATCGAGGTAAATAAGGCAATTGAAGCCTTGCTCGATCGCGAAAAAAACGACTTTGAGTTAACTGTTGCTTCTCCCGGGTTGGGTCAACCATTAAAGGTGTTTGAACAGTATCAAAAAAACATTGGTAAGACGCTCGATATCGTAACTGTAACAGGTGAAAAACTTAAAGGTGTGCTCTTAGAAGCAAGCCTCGAAGAAGGCATTGCCTTGGAGGTTAGTGAGAAGCGAGTTGTTGACGGGACCTCCAGGAAGCGTGCAATGGTTGTTGAGGTATATAAAATGAAATTAGAAGAAATAAAGACAGCGAAAGTTGTTATTTCCTTTAAATAA
- the nusA gene encoding transcription termination factor NusA — MENLNLIDTFSEFKELKSIDRPTMMSVLEDVFRSMLIKMYGSDENFDIVVNIDKGDFEIWRNRTIVEDGSVEDVNKQIAFTDAQKIDKEYEVGEDVTDPVKLSDFGRRAILALRQNLTSRILDLEKNNLYNKYKDKIGDLLTGEVYQVWKKEILVLDDEGNELILPKNEQIPGDFFRKGDSLRAVVIRVEMKNNSPIIVLSRTSPVFLERLFELEVPEIFDGLITIKKIVRIPGERAKVAVESYDERIDPVGACVGMKGSRIHGIVRELRNENIDIINFTTNIQLFITRALSPAKVSEIKMDEKFKKAEVYLKPTEVSLAIGKGGYNIRLASQLTGYEIDVYRETEEEEEEDVNLDEFGDEIESWVITALKGIGCDTARSVLDIPISELVRRTDLEEETVKEVVKIFRAELE; from the coding sequence ATGGAAAACTTGAACCTGATTGATACTTTTTCCGAGTTTAAGGAACTCAAAAGCATTGATAGACCTACAATGATGAGTGTTTTGGAAGATGTCTTCCGCAGCATGCTCATTAAAATGTATGGATCCGATGAGAATTTCGATATTGTTGTAAATATCGACAAGGGCGACTTTGAGATTTGGAGAAACAGAACGATTGTTGAAGACGGTAGCGTTGAAGATGTCAACAAGCAGATAGCCTTCACCGATGCGCAGAAAATTGACAAGGAATACGAAGTGGGCGAAGATGTTACCGATCCGGTAAAACTTTCCGATTTTGGTCGTAGGGCCATCCTTGCTTTGCGTCAAAACTTGACTTCACGTATCCTAGATCTCGAAAAAAACAATCTTTACAATAAGTATAAGGATAAAATTGGCGATCTCCTTACGGGTGAGGTTTACCAAGTTTGGAAGAAGGAGATTCTTGTTCTCGACGATGAGGGCAACGAATTGATTTTACCAAAGAATGAGCAAATTCCGGGCGATTTCTTCCGCAAGGGCGACAGCCTCAGGGCTGTAGTGATCCGTGTGGAGATGAAAAACAACAGCCCTATTATTGTTCTCTCCCGTACTTCACCAGTATTCCTTGAGCGCCTCTTCGAATTGGAGGTCCCTGAAATTTTTGACGGATTAATCACCATCAAGAAAATCGTGAGAATTCCTGGCGAAAGAGCTAAGGTAGCAGTGGAATCGTACGATGAGCGTATCGATCCAGTTGGTGCTTGCGTTGGAATGAAGGGATCGCGTATTCACGGAATTGTTCGTGAATTGCGTAATGAGAACATCGATATTATCAACTTTACTACTAATATACAACTCTTCATCACCCGCGCCCTCAGCCCTGCTAAGGTTAGCGAGATTAAGATGGACGAGAAGTTTAAGAAAGCCGAAGTTTACCTTAAGCCTACCGAAGTATCGCTGGCTATTGGAAAGGGAGGTTATAATATACGCTTGGCCAGTCAACTCACCGGCTACGAAATTGACGTTTACCGCGAAACCGAAGAGGAGGAAGAGGAAGATGTTAATCTAGACGAATTTGGCGATGAGATCGAAAGCTGGGTAATTACCGCATTAAAAGGTATTGGATGTGATACCGCAAGGAGTGTACTCGACATACCAATTTCCGAATTGGTGCGCAGAACCGACTTGGAAGAAGAGACCGTGAAAGAAGTTGTGAAAATTTTTAGGGCGGAATTGGAGTAA